One region of Triticum aestivum cultivar Chinese Spring chromosome 6B, IWGSC CS RefSeq v2.1, whole genome shotgun sequence genomic DNA includes:
- the LOC123137549 gene encoding photosynthetic NDH subunit of lumenal location 3, chloroplastic has product MDEGMELKGCVCRIKSCAGQLLSMEEDLVTDLDDDSWDLVWRDLRLKATFLYIDLSRVISRSENDERRKALTLLANKFFYCTDELGDAVTSRSVPVVKMCYNDTAQALRELLAALAPPQ; this is encoded by the exons ATGGATGAAGGGATGGAGCTTAAGGGGTGCGTTTGCCGGATCAAGAGCTGCGCTGGCCAACTTCTGTCGATGGAGGAGGATCTGGTGACTGATCTGGACGATGACTCATGGGACTTGGTCTGGAGGGACCTCCGGCTGAAAGCGACCTTCTTGTACATTGATCTGAGCCGTGTGATCTCCCGAAGTGAGAACGATGAGCGCAGGAAGGCGCTCACCCTTCTCGCCAACAAATTCTTCTACTGCACGGATGAG CTGGGTGATGCGGTGACGAGCCGAAGCGTCCCCGTCGTGAAGATGTGCTACAACGACACTGCTCAGGCTCTCCGTGAGTTGCTCGCGGCCCTTGCGCCGCCGCAGTAG